In a genomic window of Bradyrhizobium sp. LLZ17:
- a CDS encoding (2Fe-2S)-binding protein translates to MNHSISLTVNGAPRKFVLDDPRVTLLDLLRERLHLTGTKKGCDRGQCGACTILVDGKRINSCLALAISHDGADILTIEGVARGDQLHPVQAAFIAHDGFQCGFCTPGQIMSAIGMMREGQAGADPERIRECMSGNLCRCGAYAGIVDAVLEAQAGTDEANQRRSA, encoded by the coding sequence ATGAACCACTCCATCAGCCTCACCGTGAACGGTGCGCCGCGCAAATTCGTCCTCGACGATCCGCGCGTGACGCTGCTCGATCTCCTGCGTGAGCGCCTCCATCTGACCGGAACCAAGAAGGGATGCGACCGCGGCCAATGCGGGGCGTGCACCATTCTCGTCGACGGCAAGCGCATCAACTCGTGCCTGGCGCTCGCCATCAGTCACGACGGCGCCGACATCCTCACCATCGAAGGCGTCGCGCGCGGCGACCAACTGCACCCGGTGCAGGCCGCCTTCATCGCCCATGACGGATTTCAATGCGGCTTCTGTACGCCCGGCCAGATCATGAGCGCGATCGGCATGATGCGCGAAGGCCAGGCCGGCGCCGACCCCGAACGTATCCGCGAATGCATGAGCGGCAATCTGTGCCGCTGCGGCGCCTATGCCGGCATCGTCGATGCCGTGCTCGAAGCGCAGGCCGGAACCGATGAAGCCAACCAGAGGCGCTCCGCATGA
- a CDS encoding TetR/AcrR family transcriptional regulator gives MDDHADQIRKPRADAVRNRERVLEAAKVVFNAGGPEASLEAVAKRAGVGIGTLYRHFPTREDLYEAVYRREVGQLSEFAERLRSAKDPVDALRRWLSSTVEFIATKKGMSAALALTFQSSSELAAFSMDRLTKAIGSLLDRALAAGEMRADISPEDLLRALIGMCYMHDQPGWQASVLRMLDVFVDGLRVQAGSQAKSRAAKPAKRSAKRKR, from the coding sequence ATGGACGATCACGCCGACCAGATCCGCAAGCCTCGCGCCGATGCCGTGCGCAATCGTGAACGCGTGCTCGAGGCGGCAAAGGTCGTGTTCAACGCCGGCGGCCCGGAAGCGAGCCTGGAGGCCGTGGCAAAACGCGCCGGTGTCGGCATCGGCACGCTCTATCGGCATTTCCCGACGCGCGAGGACTTGTACGAGGCGGTGTACCGGCGCGAGGTCGGGCAGCTCAGCGAGTTCGCCGAGCGTCTGCGAAGCGCCAAGGATCCGGTCGATGCGCTGCGGCGCTGGCTGAGTTCCACGGTCGAGTTCATTGCCACCAAAAAAGGCATGTCGGCCGCGCTGGCGCTGACGTTCCAGAGCTCGTCGGAGCTCGCGGCGTTCTCGATGGATCGTCTGACCAAGGCGATCGGCTCGCTGCTCGATCGCGCCTTGGCAGCCGGCGAGATGCGCGCCGACATCAGCCCGGAAGACCTGCTCAGGGCCCTGATCGGCATGTGCTACATGCATGATCAACCCGGCTGGCAAGCATCGGTCCTGCGGATGCTCGACGTGTTCGTCGACGGCCTGCGCGTGCAGGCGGGCAGCCAAGCCAAATCGCGCGCGGCCAAACCGGCGAAGAGGTCGGCAAAGCGCAAGCGATAG
- a CDS encoding DUF4864 domain-containing protein has protein sequence MRIAVLLVALTVAVSPSAFADDVTTAQGVIRAQEQAFGHDDAAAAYSYAAPAIKQIFPAPDIFMSMVQNGYPPVYRHRSFDFGDSKSEGNSIAQHVHIIDADGEAWEALYTLEQQPDGSYMITGCSLLKAGQAV, from the coding sequence ATGCGCATCGCAGTCTTGCTCGTCGCTCTCACTGTGGCTGTCAGCCCCTCCGCATTCGCCGACGATGTCACAACGGCACAGGGTGTGATCCGCGCCCAGGAGCAAGCCTTCGGCCACGACGATGCGGCCGCCGCCTATTCCTACGCCGCGCCCGCGATCAAGCAGATCTTTCCGGCGCCCGACATCTTCATGTCCATGGTGCAGAACGGCTACCCGCCGGTGTACCGGCACAGGAGCTTTGACTTCGGCGACAGCAAGAGCGAAGGCAACTCGATTGCCCAGCACGTCCACATCATCGATGCCGATGGCGAGGCCTGGGAGGCGCTCTATACGCTCGAGCAACAGCCAGACGGCAGCTACATGATCACGGGTTGTTCGCTGTTGAAAGCCGGACAGGCGGTTTAG
- a CDS encoding MFS transporter, producing the protein MVPAVYAPNHPEQKPSAFTPDSRQAWVRLLIALVIGSIGAVGMWAVVVVIPVVQVEFAASRGAVSLAFTLMMFGFGLGGVIAGRITDRFGIVQAMAISIAFLGIANVLAGLSTHLWQFVAAYFLIGLGTSATFAPLMAEASHWFERYRGLAVTIVASGNYVAGTIWPPIVSFGIQTIGWRYTHIGIGLVCASLMTVLVLVLRSQMGDDKVRNHANAPPPRVDLKLSTNTLTVLLSIASVACCVAMAMPQVHIVAYCGDLGFGVARGAEMLSLMMGCGIVSRIGSGYLADRIGGIPTLLIGSVAQGFALAFYLFFDSLTSLYLISAMFGLFQGGIVPSYAIIVREAMPASQAATRVGIVIFASVFGMSFGGWVSGVIFDATGSYAAAFANGVAWNALNVLIVLTLLIRSRMNAVRTGPGFAT; encoded by the coding sequence ATGGTCCCGGCCGTGTACGCACCAAATCATCCGGAACAGAAACCTTCCGCTTTCACTCCCGACTCGCGTCAGGCCTGGGTGCGGCTCCTCATCGCGCTTGTGATCGGCTCGATCGGTGCCGTCGGCATGTGGGCGGTCGTGGTCGTGATTCCCGTGGTGCAGGTTGAGTTCGCTGCCTCGCGCGGCGCGGTGTCGCTGGCCTTCACTCTGATGATGTTCGGTTTCGGGCTCGGTGGCGTGATCGCCGGCAGGATCACCGATCGGTTCGGCATCGTGCAGGCGATGGCGATCAGCATCGCGTTCCTTGGCATCGCCAATGTGCTGGCGGGACTGTCGACGCATCTCTGGCAGTTCGTCGCCGCCTATTTCCTGATCGGCCTCGGCACCTCGGCGACCTTCGCGCCGCTCATGGCCGAGGCCTCGCACTGGTTCGAGCGCTATCGCGGGCTTGCCGTGACCATCGTCGCGAGCGGCAATTACGTTGCCGGCACGATATGGCCGCCGATCGTGAGCTTCGGCATCCAGACCATCGGCTGGCGCTATACTCACATCGGCATAGGTCTCGTCTGCGCCAGCCTGATGACGGTCCTCGTGCTGGTCCTGCGTTCGCAGATGGGCGACGACAAGGTTCGCAATCACGCCAACGCGCCGCCGCCGCGGGTCGATCTCAAGCTCTCGACCAACACGCTGACGGTGCTGCTCTCGATCGCCTCTGTCGCCTGCTGCGTGGCGATGGCGATGCCGCAGGTCCATATCGTCGCCTATTGCGGCGATCTCGGCTTCGGCGTCGCGCGCGGCGCCGAAATGCTGTCGCTGATGATGGGCTGCGGCATCGTCAGCCGCATCGGCTCGGGCTATCTCGCCGACAGGATCGGCGGCATCCCGACATTGCTGATCGGATCGGTGGCCCAGGGTTTTGCGCTGGCGTTCTACCTGTTCTTTGACAGCCTGACCTCGCTCTATCTGATCTCCGCGATGTTCGGTCTGTTCCAGGGCGGGATCGTGCCGAGCTACGCTATCATCGTGCGCGAGGCGATGCCGGCGAGCCAGGCCGCAACCCGCGTCGGCATCGTGATCTTTGCGTCGGTGTTCGGCATGTCCTTCGGCGGCTGGGTCTCCGGCGTGATTTTTGATGCCACCGGATCCTATGCGGCGGCCTTTGCCAACGGCGTGGCGTGGAACGCCCTCAATGTCTTGATCGTCCTGACGCTGCTGATCCGTTCGCGAATGAATGCAGTCAGGACCGGACCGGGGTTCGCGACCTAA
- a CDS encoding copper oxidase, protein MFSRRGFLGTAAFVGASAIQGRVQAAGIPEAAHMDKAVMQPPLHPASGPDYRPVVTLNGWTLPFRMNGDWKEFHLVAEPVVREFAEGMKVNLWGYNGQSPGPTIEAVEGDKVRIFVTNRLPEYTTVHWHGMIIPSGMDGVGGLTQPHIQPGKTFVYEFEMRKSGTFMYHPHSDEMVQMAMGMMGMVVVHPRDPNFRPVDRDFVFVMSTYLVDPGTYLPKVNEMTEFNMWTWNARVFPGIDPLPVRLGDKVRVRMGNLSMTNHPIHLHGHSFAVTCTDGGWIPESAQYPETTTDVPVGAVRVFDVLADNPGDWAFHCHKSHHTMNAMGHNMRNLIGVSRKDLAKAVGKLAPDGMAMGSTGMAMGNMEMPAPDNTLPMMTGTGQFGPIEMGGMFTAMKIRDGLARDDYRDPGPYQFPQGTVAYEVASPAAEPARQQPGAAPMQKMKM, encoded by the coding sequence ATGTTTTCCCGCCGAGGATTCTTGGGCACCGCCGCGTTCGTCGGCGCGAGCGCGATTCAGGGCCGCGTCCAGGCCGCGGGCATCCCGGAAGCCGCGCATATGGACAAGGCGGTGATGCAGCCGCCGTTGCATCCGGCCAGCGGCCCGGACTACCGCCCAGTCGTCACGCTGAACGGCTGGACCCTGCCGTTCCGCATGAACGGCGACTGGAAGGAATTCCATCTCGTCGCCGAGCCGGTGGTGCGCGAATTCGCCGAGGGCATGAAGGTCAACCTGTGGGGCTATAACGGCCAGTCGCCGGGACCGACGATCGAAGCCGTCGAAGGCGACAAGGTCCGCATCTTCGTCACCAACCGCCTGCCCGAATACACCACCGTGCACTGGCACGGCATGATCATTCCAAGCGGCATGGACGGCGTCGGTGGACTGACCCAGCCGCATATCCAACCCGGAAAAACCTTCGTCTACGAATTCGAGATGAGGAAGAGCGGGACCTTCATGTACCACCCGCACTCCGACGAGATGGTGCAGATGGCGATGGGCATGATGGGCATGGTCGTCGTGCATCCGCGCGATCCAAACTTCCGTCCCGTCGACCGCGACTTTGTCTTCGTCATGAGCACCTACCTCGTCGACCCCGGCACCTACCTGCCGAAGGTCAACGAGATGACCGAGTTCAACATGTGGACCTGGAATGCGCGGGTGTTTCCCGGCATCGATCCGCTCCCGGTCAGGCTCGGCGACAAGGTGCGCGTGCGCATGGGCAATCTCAGCATGACCAACCATCCGATCCATCTGCACGGCCACAGCTTCGCGGTGACCTGCACCGACGGCGGCTGGATTCCGGAGAGCGCGCAATATCCGGAGACGACCACCGACGTGCCGGTCGGCGCCGTGCGCGTATTCGATGTCCTCGCCGACAATCCCGGCGACTGGGCGTTCCACTGCCACAAGTCGCATCACACCATGAATGCGATGGGCCACAACATGCGCAATTTGATCGGCGTGTCGCGCAAGGACCTCGCGAAGGCCGTCGGCAAGCTCGCGCCCGACGGCATGGCGATGGGATCGACCGGCATGGCGATGGGCAACATGGAGATGCCCGCGCCCGACAACACGCTGCCGATGATGACCGGCACGGGCCAGTTCGGCCCGATCGAGATGGGCGGCATGTTCACGGCGATGAAGATCCGCGACGGGCTTGCGCGCGACGATTATCGCGATCCCGGCCCCTACCAATTCCCGCAAGGCACCGTCGCCTACGAGGTTGCTTCGCCCGCGGCGGAGCCAGCACGGCAGCAACCCGGCGCCGCGCCGATGCAGAAGATGAAGATGTGA
- a CDS encoding cupredoxin domain-containing protein, which produces MKTTIKLALALAALSIAPALAHEHHAHESFAAGEPGDPNKPARTVEIAMSEMSYEPSNITAKRGEQIRFVLRNVGKEDHEFLLATTKENLAHAEVMKKHPHMEHDDPNGVRLAPNKTAEMVWKFTKAGTFEFSCLIPDHRDYGMVGHVTVK; this is translated from the coding sequence ATGAAGACGACGATTAAACTCGCTTTGGCGCTGGCCGCGCTTTCGATCGCGCCTGCGCTCGCGCATGAGCATCACGCCCACGAAAGCTTCGCGGCCGGTGAACCCGGCGACCCCAACAAGCCTGCACGCACCGTCGAGATCGCGATGAGCGAGATGTCCTACGAGCCGTCGAACATCACGGCGAAGCGCGGCGAGCAGATCCGCTTCGTGCTGCGCAATGTCGGCAAGGAGGACCACGAATTCCTGCTCGCGACCACCAAGGAGAACCTCGCGCATGCCGAGGTGATGAAGAAGCATCCTCATATGGAGCACGACGACCCGAACGGAGTGCGGCTTGCGCCGAACAAGACGGCCGAGATGGTCTGGAAGTTCACCAAGGCCGGCACCTTCGAATTTTCCTGCCTGATCCCTGACCATCGCGACTACGGCATGGTCGGCCACGTCACCGTGAAATGA
- a CDS encoding copper-binding protein has translation MKPTIRITAALTLTLGLTVSAIAQASSISGEVKKIDESAGKITLKHGAAKNLGMDQPMTMVYRVKDPALLKQVKVGDKVTFEAEEAPSGYTVTKLQKAK, from the coding sequence ATGAAACCGACCATCCGCATCACCGCGGCGCTCACGCTGACGCTGGGCTTGACCGTGAGCGCAATCGCGCAAGCGTCCTCCATCAGCGGCGAGGTGAAGAAGATCGACGAGAGCGCCGGCAAGATCACGCTCAAGCACGGAGCCGCCAAGAACCTCGGCATGGATCAGCCCATGACCATGGTCTACCGCGTCAAGGACCCCGCCCTGCTCAAGCAGGTGAAGGTCGGCGACAAGGTGACCTTCGAAGCCGAGGAGGCGCCGTCGGGGTACACGGTGACGAAGCTGCAGAAGGCAAAGTAG
- the flhA gene encoding flagellar biosynthesis protein FlhA, producing the protein MVDVTAGQGVGSTNAGIPTLAEIGNILKRGDIALALGVLTILVVLILPLPAIVLDLFLAISITLSILILMTSLFIQAPLEFSAFPTVLLISTMLRLSLNMASTRLILSHGHEGTDAAGHVIEAFGSFVMGGNFVIGIIVFAILIIVNFVVITKGSGRIAEVAARFHLDAMPGKQMAIDADLSAGLIDEKVAKQRRKDLEDESGFFGAMDGASKFVRGDAIAGLLIVFINVVGGMIIGVAQQGLSFADAGRSYTLLTVGDGLVTQVPALIVSTAAGLLVSKAGVSGAADKALMKQFSGYPQALAMSAAVMLVLAALPGIPTLPFLALGSGAGALAWHARNRNRATARADEAAKAAPAAGTPGAPGSAAAEEPISAALKIDDLKIELGYALLPLVNGPDGTDRLTEQIKALRRSLAIEMGFVMPAVRILDNVQLEANTYIIKIKEVDAGTGKIWPSQFMVMDPGGSQVQVPGIHTTEPTFGLPATWVDASLKEEASLKGYTVVDAATVLSTHLTELLKANMSDLLSYGEVQKLLKELPKEQGELVKDIVPGQVTVSGIQRVLQLLLAERISIRDLSTILEGIADSLAFSRNPATMVEHVRARLARQICAQNTSYSGYLPLIALSARWEQAFAESIIGQGEERSLAMQPSKLSEFMTAVREAFERAAREGEAPVLVTSAAIRPFVRSLVERFRAQTTVLSQAEIHPRARLKTVGSI; encoded by the coding sequence ATGGTCGACGTCACCGCGGGACAGGGCGTAGGCAGCACGAACGCCGGCATTCCCACCCTTGCCGAGATCGGCAATATCCTCAAACGCGGCGATATCGCGCTGGCGCTCGGCGTCCTCACCATCCTGGTGGTGCTGATCCTCCCCTTGCCGGCGATCGTGCTGGATCTCTTCCTGGCGATCTCGATCACGCTCTCAATCCTGATCCTGATGACGTCGCTGTTCATCCAGGCGCCGCTGGAATTCTCGGCTTTCCCGACCGTCCTGCTGATCTCGACCATGCTGCGGCTGTCGCTCAACATGGCCTCGACGCGGTTGATCCTGTCGCACGGGCACGAGGGCACGGACGCGGCCGGTCACGTCATCGAGGCCTTCGGCAGCTTCGTGATGGGCGGCAATTTCGTCATCGGCATCATCGTTTTCGCCATCCTGATCATCGTCAACTTCGTCGTCATCACCAAGGGTTCGGGCCGCATCGCCGAAGTCGCCGCCCGCTTCCATCTCGACGCCATGCCCGGCAAGCAGATGGCGATCGACGCCGACCTCTCGGCCGGCCTGATCGACGAGAAGGTCGCCAAGCAGCGGCGCAAGGATCTGGAGGACGAGAGCGGCTTCTTCGGCGCCATGGACGGCGCCTCCAAATTCGTCCGCGGCGACGCCATCGCCGGCCTTCTCATCGTCTTCATCAACGTCGTCGGCGGCATGATCATCGGCGTGGCGCAACAGGGCCTGTCCTTTGCCGACGCGGGGCGCAGCTACACGCTGCTGACCGTCGGTGACGGTCTCGTTACGCAGGTGCCGGCGCTGATCGTCTCGACCGCGGCCGGCCTGCTGGTCTCCAAGGCCGGCGTTTCCGGCGCCGCCGACAAGGCGCTGATGAAGCAGTTCTCCGGCTATCCGCAGGCGCTGGCGATGTCCGCGGCCGTCATGCTGGTGCTGGCGGCGCTGCCGGGCATCCCGACCCTCCCCTTCCTGGCGCTCGGCTCCGGCGCCGGCGCGCTCGCCTGGCACGCCCGCAACCGCAACCGGGCGACGGCCAGGGCCGACGAAGCTGCAAAGGCCGCGCCCGCGGCCGGGACGCCCGGCGCGCCAGGATCCGCCGCGGCCGAGGAGCCGATCTCGGCGGCGCTCAAGATCGACGACCTCAAGATCGAGCTCGGCTACGCGCTGCTGCCGCTCGTCAACGGCCCCGACGGCACTGACCGCCTCACCGAGCAGATCAAGGCGCTGCGCCGCTCGCTGGCGATCGAGATGGGCTTCGTGATGCCGGCGGTGCGCATTCTCGACAATGTCCAGCTCGAGGCCAACACCTACATCATCAAGATCAAGGAGGTCGACGCCGGCACCGGGAAGATCTGGCCGAGCCAGTTCATGGTCATGGACCCTGGTGGAAGCCAGGTGCAGGTGCCCGGCATCCACACCACCGAGCCGACCTTCGGCCTTCCCGCGACCTGGGTCGATGCCAGCCTCAAGGAAGAGGCTTCGCTCAAGGGCTACACCGTCGTCGACGCCGCGACGGTGCTCTCCACGCACCTCACCGAGCTGCTCAAGGCCAACATGTCGGACCTGCTCTCCTATGGCGAGGTGCAGAAGCTGCTCAAGGAGCTGCCGAAGGAGCAGGGCGAGCTGGTCAAGGACATCGTGCCGGGACAGGTGACCGTGTCCGGCATCCAGCGGGTGCTGCAACTCCTGCTCGCCGAACGCATCTCGATCCGCGACCTCTCGACGATCCTCGAAGGCATCGCCGACTCGCTCGCCTTCTCGCGCAATCCCGCCACCATGGTCGAGCATGTCCGCGCCCGGCTGGCACGGCAGATCTGCGCGCAGAACACCTCCTACAGCGGTTATTTGCCGCTGATCGCGCTGTCGGCGCGCTGGGAACAGGCCTTTGCCGAGTCCATCATCGGCCAAGGCGAAGAGCGCAGCCTCGCCATGCAGCCCTCAAAGCTGTCGGAGTTCATGACCGCCGTGCGGGAGGCGTTCGAGCGCGCCGCCCGCGAAGGCGAAGCGCCGGTGCTGGTCACCTCTGCGGCAATTCGTCCCTTCGTCCGCTCTCTCGTCGAGCGGTTCCGCGCCCAGACCACGGTCTTGTCGCAGGCCGAAATCCACCCCAGGGCACGGTTGAAAACGGTCGGAAGCATCTGA
- a CDS encoding NAD(P)/FAD-dependent oxidoreductase, with translation MARIVVLGAGFAGLWAAIGAARKRDEIGAGDDIEICVVDRNPYHNIRVRNYEVDLSDVALPLAQLLDPIGVSHVLGEVEAIDPAERQISLHTRSGRETLAYDRLVLALGSEVMRPDIPGLADHAFDVDTYAAALRLEAHLVSLGRSAPSPGRSTVVVVGAGFTGIEVAAEMPDRLARAGVSGSRRIILVDPNSAVGATIGAHARPVIETALSSLGVEMRLGARVMSIEGAGISLDSGEFIAAQTVIWCAGMRASLLAASFPGERDRLGRILVDPFMRVADLPGVFAAGDVACSLVDGSHPTVMSCQFARPMGRFAGHNVVADLAGQPMLPLQIDWYVTVLDLGDWGALYTEGWDREVRTIGEAAKATKQTINRQRIYPPLSGRKADLFAAAAPTVQAPPPTYGAR, from the coding sequence ATGGCGCGTATCGTTGTGCTCGGCGCCGGATTTGCCGGTCTGTGGGCGGCCATCGGCGCCGCGCGCAAGCGCGACGAAATCGGCGCTGGAGACGACATCGAGATCTGCGTCGTCGATCGCAATCCCTATCACAACATCCGCGTGCGCAATTACGAGGTCGATCTCAGCGACGTCGCGCTGCCGCTGGCGCAACTGCTGGATCCGATCGGCGTCAGCCATGTCCTCGGCGAGGTCGAGGCCATCGATCCGGCAGAGCGCCAGATCTCATTGCACACGCGCAGCGGCAGGGAGACGCTGGCCTATGACCGGCTCGTGCTTGCGCTGGGCAGCGAAGTGATGCGTCCGGACATTCCCGGCCTTGCCGACCACGCCTTCGATGTCGACACCTATGCCGCGGCGCTCCGGCTCGAGGCGCATCTCGTCTCGCTCGGACGCAGCGCGCCGTCGCCTGGGCGTTCGACGGTCGTCGTGGTCGGCGCAGGCTTTACGGGTATCGAGGTCGCGGCCGAGATGCCGGACAGGCTCGCGCGTGCAGGTGTCAGCGGCAGCCGTCGCATCATTCTGGTCGATCCCAATTCTGCAGTTGGCGCCACCATCGGCGCGCATGCGCGGCCCGTGATCGAGACGGCGTTGTCGTCACTCGGAGTGGAGATGCGTCTCGGCGCCCGCGTCATGTCCATCGAGGGCGCGGGCATCAGCCTGGATTCCGGCGAGTTCATCGCCGCGCAAACCGTGATTTGGTGCGCCGGCATGCGCGCGAGTCTGCTCGCGGCGAGCTTTCCGGGCGAGCGCGACCGCCTCGGGCGCATCCTGGTCGACCCGTTCATGCGGGTTGCGGACTTGCCCGGCGTCTTTGCGGCTGGCGACGTCGCCTGCAGCTTGGTCGACGGTTCGCATCCGACCGTGATGTCCTGCCAGTTCGCCCGTCCGATGGGCCGCTTCGCCGGCCACAATGTCGTGGCCGATCTAGCAGGCCAGCCGATGCTGCCGCTGCAGATCGACTGGTACGTGACCGTGCTCGATCTCGGCGATTGGGGTGCGCTTTATACCGAAGGGTGGGACCGGGAGGTGCGAACGATTGGCGAGGCCGCGAAGGCGACCAAGCAGACCATCAACCGCCAGCGGATCTATCCGCCGCTCTCGGGACGCAAGGCGGACTTGTTCGCCGCGGCAGCTCCGACGGTGCAGGCGCCGCCGCCGACTTATGGGGCGCGGTAG
- a CDS encoding AraC family transcriptional regulator, which translates to MDAVKSPGIFIHQYAGPPHGLAFEHWRDRACGPCGLDIGPSHGDSIDCRLQVSVVDNIALAIPEGASAQYSRTQSRLADGSDDLVLIAAHAGLVRVAQNGHSVELAPAQMVLVDMSITGSVGHTDEDRFTSIRMPRRALLDINPRAEEKLSQVLSDGAVAETIFRYHALAAHHAPHLDAVGQRLTAQHMVDLVGLLLGTDAEHAALARGRGQAAARLDLMRADVMAALSRNDLCLSEVATRSGLSPRQAQRLFEQAGTTFTEFVLEQRLLLARKLLCDPRARTRKISDIAHSSGFSDLSYFNRAFRKRFATTPSELREA; encoded by the coding sequence ATGGATGCAGTCAAGTCGCCGGGCATCTTCATTCACCAATATGCCGGGCCGCCGCACGGCCTGGCGTTCGAGCATTGGCGCGACAGGGCCTGCGGACCCTGTGGCCTCGATATCGGGCCGAGCCATGGCGACAGCATCGATTGCCGGCTCCAGGTCAGCGTGGTCGACAATATCGCGCTCGCCATCCCCGAAGGCGCCTCCGCGCAATATTCGCGCACGCAGAGCCGGCTTGCCGACGGCAGCGACGATCTCGTGCTGATCGCCGCGCATGCGGGCCTCGTCCGTGTCGCGCAGAACGGTCATAGTGTCGAGCTCGCGCCGGCACAGATGGTGCTGGTCGACATGAGCATCACCGGCAGCGTGGGTCACACCGACGAAGATCGCTTCACCAGCATCCGGATGCCGCGCCGCGCTCTGCTCGACATCAATCCGCGCGCGGAGGAGAAGCTGTCGCAAGTGCTCAGCGACGGTGCGGTCGCCGAAACCATCTTCCGCTACCACGCACTTGCCGCCCATCACGCGCCGCATCTCGATGCCGTCGGCCAGCGCCTCACCGCGCAGCACATGGTCGATCTCGTCGGTCTCCTGCTCGGCACCGATGCCGAGCACGCAGCGCTCGCGCGCGGTCGGGGACAGGCGGCTGCCCGTCTCGATCTCATGCGCGCCGACGTGATGGCGGCATTGAGCCGCAACGACCTCTGCCTGTCCGAAGTCGCCACGCGCTCGGGCCTCAGCCCGCGCCAGGCGCAGCGGCTGTTCGAGCAGGCGGGCACGACCTTCACCGAATTCGTGCTGGAGCAGCGCCTCTTGCTCGCGCGCAAGCTGCTCTGCGATCCCCGCGCCCGAACGCGCAAGATCAGCGACATCGCGCACTCCTCGGGCTTCTCCGACCTGTCCTATTTCAACCGCGCCTTCCGCAAGCGCTTTGCCACGACGCCTTCGGAACTGCGCGAGGCCTGA
- a CDS encoding sigma-70 family RNA polymerase sigma factor: MLTPAELVGLIEEVAKRDQAAFERLYGATRAKLFGVVLRILRRQDLAEEVIQETYVKIWNSAGQFKPALSSPITWMASIARNRAIDVVRKKTEASIEEEPQAMEVAADSPDPLARREMSEELKRLLECIGRLEPDRQRLVLLAYYNGWSREQLAEKFAAPVNTVKTWLRRSMLDIRECLGL, translated from the coding sequence ATGCTGACGCCAGCAGAGCTGGTCGGGCTGATCGAGGAGGTGGCGAAGCGCGACCAGGCCGCGTTCGAGCGCCTCTATGGCGCCACGCGCGCGAAACTCTTTGGCGTCGTGCTCCGTATCTTGCGCCGACAGGATCTCGCAGAGGAGGTCATTCAGGAGACCTACGTCAAGATCTGGAACAGCGCCGGACAGTTCAAGCCGGCACTGTCCTCGCCGATCACGTGGATGGCCTCGATCGCGCGCAACCGCGCCATCGACGTGGTGCGAAAGAAGACGGAAGCCTCCATCGAGGAGGAGCCTCAGGCGATGGAAGTTGCCGCCGACAGTCCCGATCCCCTGGCGCGCCGGGAGATGTCGGAGGAGCTGAAGCGGCTCCTGGAATGTATTGGCCGGCTCGAGCCGGACCGTCAGCGGCTCGTGCTTCTCGCCTATTACAACGGCTGGAGCCGCGAGCAATTGGCGGAGAAATTCGCCGCACCCGTCAACACGGTGAAGACGTGGCTCCGGCGCAGCATGTTGGATATCCGCGAGTGCCTCGGACTCTAG
- the fliJ gene encoding flagellar export protein FliJ yields MKSRDTLIRLKKFQVDEKRRRVTQIESMIADFQRMSVDLEREIQTEQDRAGINDPSHFAYPTYAKAAIQRRENLTRSADELKGQLEEAKAALGEAFEELKKVELLDERDQARERAEENAREQADLDSIGLMRARMGAIA; encoded by the coding sequence ATGAAGTCACGTGATACCCTCATCCGCCTGAAGAAATTTCAGGTCGACGAGAAGCGCCGCAGGGTCACCCAGATCGAGTCCATGATTGCCGATTTCCAGCGGATGTCGGTGGATCTCGAACGGGAGATCCAGACCGAGCAGGACCGCGCCGGGATCAATGATCCCTCGCATTTCGCCTATCCGACCTATGCCAAGGCCGCGATCCAGCGCCGCGAGAACCTGACCCGCTCGGCCGACGAGCTGAAGGGCCAGCTCGAGGAAGCCAAGGCTGCGCTCGGAGAAGCCTTCGAGGAACTCAAGAAGGTCGAGCTCCTGGACGAGCGCGACCAGGCCCGCGAACGGGCCGAGGAAAATGCCCGCGAACAGGCCGATCTCGACAGCATCGGCCTGATGCGCGCCCGCATGGGCGCCATCGCCTAA